One region of Leishmania panamensis strain MHOM/PA/94/PSC-1 chromosome 28 sequence genomic DNA includes:
- a CDS encoding hypothetical protein (TriTrypDB/GeneDB-style sysID: LpmP.28.0890): protein MNELEYFVASTHGSRCDIMRYIQQLRDLDAWIEYHLTHLRAIATERAAYRTAQARGKRSGHYGGRGSAPVTRGARRREGRGRSRYRGVEQDSAAAAATLHEHYVHDVDASPQGDDDTNSSDTNTVAVACNVELQRQFAWHETCVQRHCIEREVLAAELAERCSEVRLSMASRLDNFASVAGVPVTELSR, encoded by the coding sequence ATGAACGAGTTGGAGTATTTTGTTGCCAGCACGCACGGGAGTCGGTGTGATATCATGCGCTACATCCAGCAATTGCGAGACTTGGATGCGTGGATCGAGTACCACCTCACTCACCTTCGCGCCATCGCAACCGAGCGGGCGGCATACCGGACGGCGCAGGCCCGCGGGAAGCGCAGCGGCCATTATGGAGGACGCGGCTCTGCTCCAGTGACTCGTGGTGCGCGTCGTCGAGAAGGCCGCGGCCGCAGTCGTTACCGCGGTGTAGAACAAGActctgcggcggcagcggcaacctTGCATGAACACTACGTACATGATGTGGATGCGAGTCCTCAAGGGGATGATGACACCAATAGCAGCGATACGAACACCGTCGCCGTGGCATGCAACGTGGAGCTCCAGCGACAGTTTGCTTGGCACGAGACGTGCGTGCAGCGTCACTGTATCGAGCGAGAGGTCCTGGCGGCGGAGCTCGCGGAGCGATGCTCTGAGGTGCGGCTCTCTATGGCTTCGCGCCTGGACAACTTTGCTTCTGTAGCCGGAGTCCCCGTAACGGAGCTCTCCCGGTAG
- a CDS encoding DNA replication licensing factor MCM2, putative (TriTrypDB/GeneDB-style sysID: LpmP.28.0910), whose product MRPSRGRDATGRKRRRAPANEADASNLHPPRREEIADADDVDHSSGDEADDEEGEDLYGDNFMRDYLEPDEESEVPEDEVGEDDDWIADDDSSVSEISEGGRIAVDELLERRREKEGALAEERRQLQEGIFSDVDEDDDDDASWASGGEGGMTRSGGTAAGDQGRGLDDREDAGYGDPNDDAYVRGDLEAMSFNWRQPQGELVEWLAQELPRRVIKNRIYNFYFNYIVNDVSVYEEKVNAMARENDKSFQLSYDHLSRVYDSVLALWLVDAPDPMIELLEEAANYFTFKLYPQYRKVHSHIFIRICDLPLCDPIRDFRQMHMNVLVRVEGVVIRRSPVYPQMDAVKYDCVRCTYIIGPIYQRGDKEQRVSMCPSCHSKGPFRVNMRLTEYRNHQTIILQESPGKVPPGRLPRSLEVVLTNDLIDRAKPGEEVDVTGIYRNNFDPLLNSRQGFPVFTTVLHANNVIRRTTELGVFLLPDDERQRIIELSKSPNIRRKLLQSIAPSIHGRDDIKLGLLLAMMGAVPKDIGGDQSHRIRGDINVLMVGDPGCAKSQFLKFVEKTANRTVFTTGRGSTAVGLTASVHKDSVNGDFVLEGGALVIADRGCCLIDEFDKMSDQDRTSIHEAMEQQTISVARGGIVTTLSARCCIIAAANPMGGRYDPSTSFDANVNLTTPILSRFDLLFVVRDEVNVELDERLATFICDSHMRNHPQTHEETRLLERDRHREFARLRYALENASTEGERQEYEEQLRHLRESVADTSRFEDDDPDSDKPLPQALLRKYILLAKSHCFPRISNIDPDTIARLYVELRQESKHGGIAITVRHMESVIRLSEAHARMHLREFVTEEDVTAAVSLFLRCFIQTQKYSLRSAMEARFRKFLESDTESLPLIRHRIKVAVQTVRQFERQLSGGVEPTQVRIDLSELDYYTANISQETLNAFYESAEFRKEYRLIRDPVTHAPLQIEHSLV is encoded by the coding sequence ATGAGGCCCTCGAGAGGGCGAGATGCCACTGGCCGAAAACGGCGCCGCGCGCCTGCGAACGAGGCCGATGCCTCGAACCTTCATCCgccgagaagagaggagattGCGGACGCCGACGACGTGGACCACTCCTCCGGTGACGAGGccgatgacgaggagggagaagaccTCTATGGGGACAACTTCATGCGAGACTACCTCGAGCCAGATGAGGAGAGTGAGGTGCCCGAGGATGAGGTcggcgaagacgacgactGGATTGCAGACGACGACAGCTCCGTTTCCGAGATCTCCGAGGGGGGCCGTATCGCCGTGGATGAGCTGCTCGAGCGGCGccgggagaaagagggggcgCTGGCTgaggagcggcgccagctgcaAGAAGGCATCTTCAGCGATgtggacgaggacgatgatgatgatgcgTCGTGGGCCTCCGGAGGTGAGGGCGGTATGACacggagcggcggcaccgcagctggcGATCAAGGCCGCGGCCTCGATGACAGAGAGGACGCGGGCTACGGAGACCCCAACGACGACGCCTACGTGCGTGGTGACCTGGAGGCGATGAGCTTCAACTGGCGGCAGCCGCAAGGGGAGTTGGTAGAGTGGCTTGCACAGGAGCTACCTCGTCGCGTGATTAAGAACCGCATCTACAACTTCTACTTTAACTACATCGTAAACGACGTCAGCGTCTacgaagagaaagtgaaTGCAATGGCGCGCGAAAATGACAAGAGTTTCCAGCTGAGCTACGATCATCTGAGCCGCGTGTACGATAGCGTTCTCGCTCTGTGGCTGGTGGACGCACCAGATCCGATGAtcgagctgctggaggaggctgcTAACTACTTCACCTTCAAGCTGTACCCGCAGTATCGCAAGGTGCACTCGCACATCTTTATTCGCATTTGCGACCTGCCCTTGTGCGATCCGATCCGCGACTTTCGCCAGATGCACATGAACGTGCTAGTACGGGTGGAGGGAGTGGTGATCCGCCGCTCGCCGGTGTATCCGCAGATGGACGCCGTTAAGTACGACTGCGTGCGGTGCACATACATAATCGGGCCCATCTACCAGCGCGGCGACAAGGAACAGCGCGTGAGCATGTGCCCCAGTTGTCATAGCAAAGGGCCGTTCCGCGTGAACATGCGCCTGACGGAGTACCGAAATCATCAGACCATAATTCTGCAGGAGTCTCCTGGTAAGGTACCGCCTGGACGGTTGCCACGCAGCTTGGAGGTGGTACTAACGAACGATCTCATTGATCGCGCGAAACctggcgaggaggtggatgtGACGGGGATTTACCGCAACAACTTTGATCCGTTGCTCAACAGCCGCCAAGGCTTTCCCGTCTTCACGACCGTTCTGCACGCGAACAACGTCATTCGACGCACGACGGAGCTGGGTGTGTTTCTGCTGCCCGATGATGAACGGCAGCGCATTATCGAGCTCAGCAAGTCGCCCAATATCCGAAGGAAGCTTTTGCAGTCAATCGCACCGAGCATCCACGGCCGCGACGACATTAAGCTCGGGCTCCTACTCGCCATGATGGGCGCCGTGCCGAAGGACATCGGTGGCGATCAGTCGCATCGCATTCGGGGCGACATCAACGTTCTGATGGTTGGCGATCCTGGCTGCGCAAAGTCGCAGTTTCTCAAGTTCGTTGAGAAGACGGCCAACCGCACCGTCTTCACGACTGGCCGCGGTTCGACCGCTGTGGGCCTGACAGCATCGGTGCACAAGGACAGCGTCAACGGCGACTTCGTGCTCGAGGGTGGCGCCCTCGTTATAGCGGACCGCGGCTGCTGTCTCATTGACGAGTTCGACAAAATGTCCGACCAAGATCGAACGTCCATCCATGAGGCGATGGAGCAGCAGACCATCTCGGTGGCGCGTGGTGGCATTGTGACGACGctgtcggcgcgctgctgcatcattGCGGCGGCGAATCCAATGGGCGGCCGTTACGACCCCTCTACCTCGTTTGACGCCAATGTGAATCTCACCACGCCAATCCTCTCCCGCTTCGACTTGCTGTTTGTGGTGCGGGATGAGGTGAACGTGGAGTTGGACGAGCGGCTTGCCACGTTTATCTGCGACTCGCACATGCGCAACCATCCGCAGACGCATGAGGAGACGCGCCTGTTGGAGCGTGACCGGCACAGAGAGTTCGCGAGGTTGCGCTACGCGCTGGAGAACGCGTCAACAGAGGGCGAGCGCCAGGAGTACGAGGAGCAGCTACGGCACCTGCGCGAGAGCGTCGCGGATACTTCCCGCTTCGAGGACGACGACCCGGACAGCGATAAGCCGCTCCCGCAAGCCTTACTGCGCAAGTACATCCTGTTGGCGAAGAGCCACTGCTTTCCCCGCATCTCCAATATCGACCCCGACACCATTGCGCGTCTGTATGtcgagctgcggcaggagtCGAAGCATGGCGGCATCGCCATTACGGTGCGGCACATGGAATCCGTCATTCGCCTCTCTGAGGCGCACGCGCGGATGCACCTTCGGGAATTTGTGACCGAAGAGGATGTCACCGCAGccgtctcgctctttctccgcTGCTTCATTCAGACACAAAAGTACAGCCTGCGCAGCGCGATGGAGGCACGCTTCCGCAAGTTCCTCGAGTCCGACACGGAAAGTCTACCGCTCATTCGTCACCGCATCAAAGTGGCGGTGCAGACGGTGCGCCAGTTCGAGCGCCAGCTGTCTGGTGGGGTGGAGCCGACCCAAGTGCGTATAGACCTATCGGAACTGGACTACTACACAGCAAATATTTCCCAGGAGACGCTGAACGCCTTCTACGAGAGCGCAGAATTCAGGAAGGAGTACCGGCTGATTCGCGACCCCGTGACACACGCGCCTCTGCAGATTGAGCACTCGCTGGTGTGA
- a CDS encoding hypothetical protein (TriTrypDB/GeneDB-style sysID: LpmP.28.0920) encodes MDAIEVELSPGSAVKFTHAYAEHRVAGADEGTDCLSRDQYYSNYGNRPITLPKAFCASATSPSATVSTAADDLHEADTSSIPSPLLLEMQLDTILRGDCSSERGGSLAGCSCNSSSAVQQTALQDCMAESRVTKPSSSTMHSSTELTGEAASSPLHYCSTKPHHTGPGCTLSLRPPPLLSYVTCRSHTKTGSSAPRRVPLLSAAVPAPPVPFRVPGDASETRPPMSASPPCLPRGRRAAMQESIARFLNVEEAMASDTSSAVYSTSTSCSPICEPFVATVASAASPSLPRASAQENNKKLHAADLPLKTAAMGNRRPHMALFAPLPVNQTRTATSRAHASKATVSTTSPISCVGSVGNAQRDGCTTLVATSDVIAKAELTQLPSSSGESARKSAKFSLLPYTDSATLASFDAAAGMSAEGPLGVVEVRVYDKATVTVTCVACQLSINVFALLLAGTEMPDVCYCPLCGSRCKWTACTDAV; translated from the coding sequence ATGGACGCAATCGAAGTGGAGCTGTCGCCGGGTAGCGCGGTGAAATTCACTCATGCTTACGCTGAGCACCGCGTTGCAGGCGCGGACGAAGGAACGGATTGCCTTTCTCGCGATCAGTACTACAGCAACTACGGAAACCGTCCAATTACTCTTCCGAAGGCCTTCTGTGCATCGGCTACTTCCCCAAGCGCAACGGTGAGCACCGCAGCTGACGACCTGCATGAGGCTGACACATCCTCTATCCCTTCCCCACTGCTGCTAGAGATGCAGCTGGACACAATTCTGCGCGgagactgcagcagcgagaggggcgGAAGCCTGGCAGGATGTtcctgcaacagcagcagcgccgtgcagcaGACAGCTCTGCAGGATTGTATGGCTGAGTCGCGCGTGACCAAGCCCAGCTCTTCCACAATGCATTCCTCCACCGAGCTCACCGGAGAGGCGGCCTCCTCTCCGTTGCACTACTGTTCCACAAAGCCTCATCATACGGGTCCGGGTTGCACCCTCTCACTGCGACCTCCTCCGCTACTGTCATACGTAACGTGCCGCAGTCACACCAAGACAGGATCGTCTGCACCTCGACGTGTCCCTTTATTGTCCGCTGCAgttcctgcgccgcctgtACCCTTCAGGGTGCCAGGAGACGCCAGCGAAACACGTCCCCCGATGTCGGCTTCTCCACCGTGCCTGCCCCGCGGACGACGTGCCGCCATGCAAGAAAGCATTGCCCGCTTTCTGaacgtggaggaggcaatGGCCTCAGataccagcagcgctgtctaCTCAACTTCCACGAGTTGCTCGCCAATCTGCGAGCCCTTCGTGGCTaccgtcgcctccgccgcgtcCCCATCGTTGCCGCGCGCTTCGGCGCAAGAGAACAATAAAAAGCTCCACGCGGCTGATTTGCCACTCaagacggcagcgatgggtAACCGACGTCCACATATGGCCCTCTTCGCACCCCTTCCGGTGAATCAAACCCGCACCGCCACTTCCAGAGCTCACGCCTCGAAGGCGACAGTCTCCACTACCTCTCCCATTAGCTGCGTAGGTAGCGTAGGGAATGCTCAGAGGGATGGGTGCACCACTCTCGTAGCTACGTCTGACGTCATTGCGAAGGCTGAACTGACACAATTACCATCGTCATCAGGGGAGTCGGCGAGAAAGTCAGCCAAGTTCTCGCTACTGCCTTACACGGATTCAGCAACGCTGGCGTCTTttgatgccgccgctggaATGTCTGCTGAAGGCCCCCTCggtgtggtggaggtgcgcgTCTATGACAAGGCTACAGTTACAGTGACTTGCGTTGCGTGCCAGCTATCAATCAATGtctttgccctcctccttgctgGCACTGAGATGCCCGATGTCTGCTATTGCCCTTTGTGTGGGAGTC